CCACAACCTGTTTCTCGTCCTCGCCGTGCCGGGCCTCGTCCTCGGCTGGCTGATCGCGATGGCACGGTGCGCGGGATGGCGCCGCCGGGTTCCCATGCTCCCAGCCCGCCTGCTGCCCTTGCTGCCCACGTTGATCGCCGTCTTCTGGGTCGCCAGGAATCTTCCCGGGCCGGTGGGAAGCTGGCTGGCGTCACCGGCCTGAGTGGTCGTCAGGAGCGAACGCCCAGCACGTAACAGGCGATCGCCGCCGTCGCCGCCACATTCAGCGAATCCACGCCGTGGGCCATCGGTATCCGCACCCGCCGGGTCGCCGTGGCCAGGACCTCGCCGGTCAGCCCCTGACCCTCCGTCCCCAGCAGCAGGGCGACGCGATCATCAGGATCGACCATGGCGACCGTCAGTTCGTCAGCGTCAGGCGCGGGCGTCAGCGCGAGTACCTCGAACCCGGCCGCACCGAGCAGGGACAACGCCCCCGGCCAGGGATCAAGTCGGGCGTAGGGAACCGCGAAGACCTCTCCCATCGACACCCGTACCGAGCGCCGGTAGAGCGGATCCGCGCACCGTGGGCTCAACAGGACGGCGTCCATACCGAGCCCCGCCGCTGATCGGAAGATCGCGCCGAGGTTGGTGTGGCTGACCAGGTCCTCGCAGACCAGTACCCGCCTCGCGACGCGAAGCAGTTCCACCGGGTCGAGCAGCGGACGACGGCACATCGACGCCAGCGCACCCCGGTGCACCTCAAAGCCGGTGATCTCGGCGAGCAGGGCTGGCCCCGCGACGTAGACCGGCGCGTCATGCCGGCCCGACCGCTCATCACGACCGCCGTCCCCCTCGCGTCCGACGTGCCCGGCATGCCTTTCGTACCCGACATGCCCCTCTTGCCCGCCAAGCCCCTCTTGCCCCTCGTGCCCGCCGAGCCCCGGCGTCGACCAGAAGCGTTCCGGAACTCCCCCGAGCCGTGCCGGCGAGACCAGAACCGAGCGGGGCCGGTAGCCCGCACGCAGCGCGCGGTCGATCACCCTCTCGCCCTCCGCGATGAACAACCCCTCCGCGGGTTCACGCCGCCGGCGCAGCGCCACGTCGGTCAGCGCCA
The sequence above is drawn from the Parafrankia discariae genome and encodes:
- a CDS encoding TrmH family RNA methyltransferase, producing the protein MIDDPADPRVADYVALTDVALRRRREPAEGLFIAEGERVIDRALRAGYRPRSVLVSPARLGGVPERFWSTPGLGGHEGQEGLGGQEGHVGYERHAGHVGREGDGGRDERSGRHDAPVYVAGPALLAEITGFEVHRGALASMCRRPLLDPVELLRVARRVLVCEDLVSHTNLGAIFRSAAGLGMDAVLLSPRCADPLYRRSVRVSMGEVFAVPYARLDPWPGALSLLGAAGFEVLALTPAPDADELTVAMVDPDDRVALLLGTEGQGLTGEVLATATRRVRIPMAHGVDSLNVAATAAIACYVLGVRS
- a CDS encoding DUF2752 domain-containing protein → MGALAVVVCVRVYLVDPAEPGHYPSCPFRALTTWDCPGCGSLRGLHQLLHGHPLVAADHNLFLVLAVPGLVLGWLIAMARCAGWRRRVPMLPARLLPLLPTLIAVFWVARNLPGPVGSWLASPA